In Streptomyces sp. NBC_01717, one DNA window encodes the following:
- a CDS encoding B3/B4 domain-containing protein, with amino-acid sequence MTPTLTVSDDVRTLAPGFTCLAVEARGLVNGESNEESSALLDDATRRLVARLDGRAPHEDPHVAAWRDTYTAFGAKPSRTRNSAEALARRALTDAGLPRINLLVDLYNAISVAHLIPVGGEDTDRIKGAMRLVRSTGQEPFRIVAGGEEAVEHPEPGEVVWCDDEGVTCRRWNWRQGVRTRLTEESVNALFLLESLAPMTIGELEAAGAELAESLEKLSPGAQITVRTPE; translated from the coding sequence ATGACCCCGACGCTCACCGTTTCCGACGACGTACGCACGCTCGCCCCCGGCTTCACCTGCCTCGCCGTCGAGGCGCGCGGCCTGGTCAACGGGGAGAGCAACGAAGAAAGTTCGGCCCTGCTCGACGATGCCACCCGACGGCTCGTCGCGCGGCTCGACGGCAGGGCGCCGCACGAGGACCCTCATGTCGCCGCCTGGCGGGACACCTACACCGCCTTCGGCGCCAAGCCGTCCCGTACCCGCAACTCCGCCGAGGCTCTCGCCAGGCGGGCCCTCACGGACGCGGGTCTGCCGCGCATCAACCTGCTGGTCGACCTCTACAACGCGATCAGCGTCGCCCATCTGATCCCGGTGGGCGGCGAGGACACCGACCGCATCAAGGGCGCCATGCGGCTGGTGCGCTCCACCGGCCAGGAGCCGTTCCGCATCGTCGCGGGTGGCGAGGAGGCCGTGGAGCACCCCGAGCCCGGCGAAGTCGTCTGGTGCGACGACGAGGGCGTCACCTGCCGGCGGTGGAACTGGCGGCAGGGCGTACGCACCCGGCTCACCGAGGAGTCCGTCAATGCCTTGTTCCTGCTGGAGAGCCTCGCCCCCATGACGATCGGCGAGCTCGAAGCCGCAGGCGCCGAACTCGCCGAATCGCTGGAGAAGCTCAGCCCCGGAGCGCAGATCACCGTCCGCACCCCGGAGTGA
- a CDS encoding flavin reductase family protein, translated as MTASPELGTARTASPDLLRSVFRQHAAGVAVITAAGDRPVGFTATSLNSVAAEPPLISFGVGTSSSSWPVVAEAEHVGVHILGEHQQELAATFARSGADRFGPSTYWRNGPEGVPVLGGVLAWLVCRVVARIPAGDHRIVIAEAVVGDPTGAGRPLLYHQGRFTALRD; from the coding sequence ATGACGGCTTCGCCCGAGCTCGGCACCGCCCGCACGGCATCCCCCGACCTCCTCCGCTCCGTCTTCCGGCAGCACGCCGCCGGTGTCGCCGTGATCACCGCGGCCGGCGACCGGCCGGTCGGCTTCACCGCCACCTCCCTGAACTCCGTCGCCGCCGAGCCGCCGCTGATCTCCTTCGGCGTGGGGACCTCGTCGTCCAGCTGGCCGGTCGTGGCGGAGGCCGAGCATGTCGGCGTGCACATACTCGGCGAGCACCAGCAGGAACTGGCCGCCACATTCGCGCGCAGCGGCGCCGACCGGTTCGGCCCGTCCACCTATTGGCGCAACGGGCCGGAAGGAGTGCCGGTACTCGGCGGAGTGCTGGCGTGGCTGGTCTGCCGCGTGGTGGCGCGCATCCCGGCGGGCGACCACCGGATCGTGATCGCCGAGGCGGTCGTCGGCGATCCGACCGGAGCCGGCCGTCCGCTCCTCTACCATCAGGGTCGTTTCACGGCGCTGCGGGACTGA
- a CDS encoding TlpA family protein disulfide reductase, translating to MDGQTHAGRLDAAQLGAELGDRATLVQFSSAFCQPCRATRRTLDEVARMVDGVAHVEIDAEAHLTLVRELDISRTPTVLVLDAAGRIVRRAVGQPRTVDVVAALGHAM from the coding sequence GTGGACGGGCAGACACATGCGGGAAGGCTGGACGCAGCCCAACTCGGCGCGGAATTGGGGGACCGGGCCACCCTTGTGCAGTTCTCGAGCGCCTTCTGCCAGCCCTGCCGGGCCACCCGCCGCACCCTTGACGAGGTGGCGCGAATGGTCGACGGCGTCGCCCACGTCGAGATCGACGCCGAGGCGCATCTCACTCTCGTGCGCGAACTCGACATCAGCCGCACCCCGACCGTGCTGGTGCTCGACGCGGCCGGCCGGATCGTCCGGCGAGCGGTCGGGCAGCCACGCACCGTGGATGTCGTCGCGGCACTGGGGCACGCGATGTGA
- a CDS encoding M20 metallopeptidase family protein: MTDAARRPADLRGSAAALLPELVALRRALHREPEIGLELPLTQAKVLAALDGLPLEITLGKQLASVTAVLRGALPGPVVLLRGDMDALPVQETSGLPYASEIPGVMHACGHDLHTAGLVGAVRLLCERRDTLAGTVVFMFQPGEEGDAGARVMVDEGVLDAAGTRPVAAYALHVASAQLPHGFVGTRPGPILAAADALDVTVRGRGGHGSSPHSALDPIPAACEAVTALQTMVTRRFDAFDPVVVTVGSFHAGTTHNVIPDEAVFSATIRSFSAEGRARVHDEAPRVVRGIGEAHGMTVEAVVDEGYPVTVNDPAEAAYAAETAGQLFGADRYFELPNPIAGAEDFAFIGQQIPSAYLMLGACPADLDPTTAPYNHSPEALFDDSVLGDAAALLAQLALGRLSRS, translated from the coding sequence ATGACCGATGCAGCTCGCCGCCCCGCCGACCTCCGTGGATCCGCCGCCGCGCTCCTGCCCGAACTGGTCGCGCTGCGCCGCGCCCTGCACCGGGAGCCCGAAATCGGCCTGGAACTGCCGCTGACCCAGGCGAAAGTACTGGCGGCGCTGGACGGGCTGCCCCTGGAGATCACCCTCGGCAAACAGCTCGCCTCGGTCACGGCCGTGCTGCGTGGCGCGCTGCCCGGTCCGGTGGTGCTGCTCCGCGGCGACATGGACGCGCTGCCGGTGCAGGAGACGAGCGGGCTGCCGTACGCCTCAGAGATCCCCGGCGTGATGCACGCCTGCGGCCACGACCTGCACACCGCCGGACTGGTCGGCGCCGTACGGCTGCTCTGCGAGCGGCGCGACACACTGGCCGGAACCGTGGTGTTCATGTTTCAGCCCGGCGAGGAAGGCGACGCCGGGGCCCGGGTCATGGTCGACGAAGGTGTGCTCGACGCTGCGGGAACCAGGCCGGTGGCCGCATACGCCCTCCATGTCGCGTCCGCGCAGCTGCCGCACGGTTTCGTCGGCACCCGCCCCGGACCGATCCTGGCCGCCGCCGATGCGCTCGACGTGACCGTGCGCGGGCGCGGCGGGCACGGGTCCAGTCCGCACAGCGCCCTGGACCCGATCCCGGCGGCCTGCGAAGCCGTAACAGCTCTGCAGACCATGGTGACCCGCCGCTTCGACGCCTTCGACCCGGTTGTCGTGACCGTTGGCAGCTTCCACGCGGGCACCACCCACAACGTCATTCCCGACGAGGCCGTGTTCTCCGCGACCATCCGGTCCTTCTCCGCCGAGGGGCGGGCCCGTGTGCACGATGAGGCGCCCCGGGTCGTACGCGGCATCGGGGAGGCGCACGGGATGACCGTGGAAGCAGTCGTCGACGAGGGCTACCCGGTCACCGTCAACGATCCCGCCGAGGCGGCGTACGCAGCCGAGACGGCGGGCCAACTCTTCGGAGCCGACCGCTACTTCGAGCTGCCGAACCCGATCGCCGGGGCCGAGGACTTCGCCTTCATCGGTCAGCAGATCCCTTCCGCCTATCTGATGCTCGGCGCCTGCCCCGCCGATCTCGACCCCACCACAGCCCCCTACAACCACTCCCCGGAAGCGCTCTTCGACGACTCCGTGCTGGGTGATGCGGCGGCGCTCCTCGCGCAGCTGGCGCTCGGACGCCTCAGCAGGAGCTGA
- a CDS encoding electron transfer flavoprotein subunit beta/FixA family protein: protein MSLRIVVCVKYVPDATGDRHFADDLTLDREDVDGLLSELDEYAVEQALQIADEADDAEITVLTVGPEDAKDALRKALSMGADKAVHVEDDDLHGTDVIGTSLVLAKAIEKTGYDLVVCGMASTDGTMGVLPAVLAERLGVPQVTLLSEVKVEGGTVTGRRDGDSASEQLQASLPAVVSVTDQSGEARYPSFKGIMAAKKKPVESLDLEDLGIEAGEVGLAGAWTAVDSAAQRPARTAGTIVKDEGEGGKQLAEFLAGQKFI, encoded by the coding sequence GTGAGCTTGAGGATCGTTGTCTGTGTGAAGTACGTGCCCGACGCTACTGGTGACCGGCATTTCGCCGATGATCTGACGCTGGACCGTGAGGATGTCGACGGTCTGTTGTCGGAGCTGGACGAGTATGCGGTGGAGCAGGCTTTGCAGATCGCGGACGAGGCGGATGATGCGGAGATCACCGTGTTGACGGTGGGTCCGGAGGATGCCAAGGACGCGTTGCGCAAGGCGTTGTCGATGGGTGCGGACAAGGCTGTTCATGTCGAGGACGACGATCTGCACGGTACGGATGTGATCGGTACGTCGTTGGTGCTGGCGAAGGCGATCGAGAAGACGGGTTACGACCTGGTCGTGTGTGGGATGGCGTCGACGGACGGGACGATGGGTGTGCTGCCGGCGGTGCTGGCGGAGCGTCTGGGTGTTCCGCAGGTGACGTTGCTGTCGGAGGTGAAGGTCGAGGGCGGCACGGTGACCGGGCGTCGTGACGGTGACAGTGCGTCGGAGCAGTTGCAGGCGTCGTTGCCGGCGGTGGTGTCGGTGACGGACCAGTCGGGTGAGGCGCGTTACCCGTCGTTCAAGGGGATCATGGCGGCGAAGAAGAAGCCGGTCGAGTCCTTGGATCTGGAGGATCTGGGCATCGAGGCGGGCGAGGTCGGTCTGGCGGGTGCGTGGACCGCGGTGGACTCCGCGGCGCAGCGTCCGGCTCGCACGGCGGGCACGATCGTCAAGGACGAGGGTGAGGGCGGCAAGCAGCTCGCCGAGTTCCTCGCGGGTCAGAAGTTCATCTAG
- a CDS encoding lysophospholipid acyltransferase family protein, whose translation MAELVYRPVIGAARTMFKALDLKIDTQGSEHIPKTGGAVLVSNHISYLDFIFSGLTALPQKRLVRFMAKESVFRHKISGPLMRGMKHIPVDRKQGEDAYAHALASLRSGEIIGVFPEATISQSFTLKSFKSGAARLAQEAGVPLIPMALWGTQRIWTKGRPRNFKRSHIPVTIRVGEPVEAPTDQYAGAITRRLRERVQELLEAAQRAYPVRPRDASDTWWVPTHLGGTAPTAAEVRETS comes from the coding sequence ATGGCAGAACTCGTCTATCGGCCGGTCATCGGCGCCGCTCGCACCATGTTCAAGGCGTTGGACCTGAAGATCGACACTCAGGGTTCGGAGCACATCCCGAAGACCGGCGGTGCCGTACTGGTCAGCAACCACATCAGCTATCTCGACTTCATTTTCTCCGGGCTGACCGCTCTGCCGCAGAAGCGGCTGGTCCGCTTCATGGCGAAGGAATCGGTCTTCCGGCACAAGATCTCCGGTCCGCTGATGCGCGGCATGAAGCACATCCCGGTCGACCGGAAGCAGGGCGAGGACGCGTACGCGCACGCACTCGCCTCACTTCGGTCCGGCGAGATCATCGGCGTTTTCCCCGAGGCGACCATCTCCCAGTCGTTCACCCTGAAGAGCTTCAAGTCGGGCGCAGCACGACTGGCCCAGGAGGCCGGCGTACCGCTGATCCCGATGGCGCTGTGGGGGACCCAGCGGATCTGGACCAAGGGCCGGCCGCGCAACTTCAAGCGCAGCCACATCCCGGTGACGATCCGGGTCGGTGAGCCGGTCGAAGCCCCCACCGACCAGTACGCGGGTGCGATCACCCGGCGGCTGCGCGAGCGGGTGCAGGAGCTTCTCGAAGCTGCCCAGCGCGCGTATCCGGTGCGGCCGAGGGACGCGAGCGACACCTGGTGGGTGCCCACGCATCTCGGCGGTACGGCTCCGACGGCCGCCGAGGTACGCGAGACGAGCTGA
- a CDS encoding DUF6986 family protein, protein MGQQEKVATSLAGAVSEEISASLTAVDTELARRYPGDPGTRQPVHTVYVPGDIFTAGTIRSWGDQALKALDEHAPDAASFAAVLGIPEELAAPVHDRVRAKLSREPVEDLRIDFEDGYGPRPDAEEDEAAARAARLISEAYENGTAAPYMGIRMKCMEAAVRDRGIRTTDIFLTGLMRAGGLPEGLVLTLPKVTYPEQVTAFVRLLEAFEEAHGLPSGRLGFEIQIETSQSILAADGTAAVARMIDAARGRATGLHYGTFDYSACVGVSAAYQASDHPAADHAKAVMQVAAAGTGVRVSDGSTNVLPVGPTHQVHEAWRLHYGLTRRALARAYYQGWDMHPGHLPTRYAAVYTFYREGLEQAAARLAAYVAKAGGDVMDEPATAKALSGYLLRGIDCGALDTPEVARLTGLTRADLDAFASPRRGGLTVTAP, encoded by the coding sequence ATGGGTCAGCAGGAGAAGGTGGCAACGAGCCTCGCCGGTGCCGTCAGCGAGGAGATCAGCGCCTCCCTCACGGCGGTGGACACCGAGCTCGCCCGCCGCTACCCGGGAGACCCCGGCACCCGCCAGCCCGTCCACACGGTCTACGTCCCCGGCGACATCTTCACCGCCGGCACCATCCGCTCCTGGGGCGACCAGGCTCTGAAGGCCCTCGACGAGCATGCCCCCGACGCGGCCTCGTTCGCAGCCGTCCTCGGCATCCCGGAGGAGCTTGCCGCGCCTGTCCACGACCGCGTACGCGCCAAGCTGAGCCGCGAGCCCGTCGAGGACCTGCGCATCGACTTCGAGGACGGCTACGGACCCCGGCCCGATGCCGAGGAGGACGAGGCGGCCGCCCGAGCCGCCCGGCTGATCTCGGAGGCGTACGAGAACGGCACGGCGGCCCCGTACATGGGCATCCGGATGAAGTGCATGGAGGCCGCCGTACGCGACCGGGGCATCCGCACCACGGACATCTTCCTCACCGGGCTCATGCGGGCGGGCGGCCTCCCCGAGGGCCTGGTCCTCACCCTTCCCAAGGTGACGTACCCCGAACAGGTCACCGCCTTCGTCCGGCTCCTCGAAGCCTTCGAAGAGGCCCACGGTCTGCCGTCGGGCCGGCTCGGCTTCGAGATCCAGATCGAGACCAGCCAGTCGATCCTGGCCGCCGACGGCACCGCCGCCGTGGCCCGCATGATCGACGCCGCGCGCGGCCGCGCGACCGGCCTGCACTACGGCACCTTCGACTACAGCGCCTGTGTCGGCGTCAGCGCCGCCTACCAGGCGAGCGACCACCCGGCCGCGGACCACGCCAAGGCCGTCATGCAGGTGGCCGCCGCAGGCACCGGCGTGCGCGTCTCCGACGGCTCCACCAACGTCCTCCCTGTCGGCCCCACCCACCAGGTCCACGAAGCCTGGCGACTCCACTACGGCCTCACCCGCCGTGCCCTGGCCCGCGCCTACTACCAGGGCTGGGACATGCACCCGGGCCACCTGCCGACCCGTTACGCGGCTGTCTACACCTTCTACCGCGAGGGCCTGGAACAGGCCGCGGCCCGACTCGCCGCCTATGTGGCCAAGGCGGGCGGCGACGTGATGGACGAGCCCGCAACCGCCAAGGCCCTCAGTGGATACCTGCTGCGCGGCATCGACTGCGGCGCCCTGGACACCCCCGAGGTCGCCCGCCTGACGGGACTGACCCGGGCGGACCTCGACGCCTTCGCCTCGCCGCGACGCGGGGGACTGACGGTGACTGCTCCGTAG
- a CDS encoding electron transfer flavoprotein subunit alpha/FixB family protein, whose product MAEVLVYVDHVDGAVRKPTLELLTLARRVGEPVAVALGAGAEATASVLGEHGAVKVLAVDAPEFADYLVVPKVDALQAAVEAVSPVAVLVPSSAEGKEIAARLAVRIGSGIITDAVDLEAGEQGPVATQAAFAASFTTKSRVSRGVPVITVKPNSAPVEAAPAAGAVEALSVSFSAQATGTKVLSRTPRESTGRPELTEAAIVVSGGRGVNGAENFAIIEALADSLGAAVGASRAAVDAGWYPHSNQVGQTGKSVSPQLYIASGISGAIQHRAGMQTSKTIVAINKDSEAPIFDLVDYGVVGDLFQVVPQLTDEVNTRKG is encoded by the coding sequence ATGGCTGAAGTTCTCGTCTATGTCGATCACGTGGACGGTGCCGTCCGCAAGCCCACTCTGGAGCTTTTGACGCTGGCGCGTCGGGTGGGTGAGCCGGTCGCGGTCGCGCTGGGTGCCGGTGCCGAGGCCACCGCGTCGGTGCTGGGTGAGCACGGTGCGGTGAAGGTCCTTGCGGTGGATGCTCCCGAGTTCGCGGATTATCTGGTGGTGCCGAAGGTGGATGCGCTGCAGGCCGCGGTCGAGGCGGTGTCCCCGGTCGCGGTGCTGGTTCCGTCCTCCGCCGAGGGCAAGGAGATCGCGGCCCGCCTGGCGGTCCGGATCGGCTCGGGCATCATCACGGACGCCGTGGATCTGGAGGCGGGTGAGCAGGGCCCGGTGGCGACGCAGGCGGCGTTCGCGGCGTCGTTCACCACGAAGTCCCGTGTTTCCAGGGGGGTCCCGGTGATCACGGTGAAGCCGAACTCGGCGCCGGTCGAGGCGGCCCCGGCCGCGGGTGCGGTCGAGGCCCTGTCCGTGAGCTTCTCGGCGCAGGCCACCGGCACGAAGGTGCTGTCGCGGACCCCGCGTGAGTCGACCGGGCGTCCGGAGCTGACCGAGGCCGCGATCGTGGTCTCCGGTGGCCGTGGTGTCAACGGTGCGGAGAACTTCGCGATCATCGAGGCGCTCGCCGACTCGCTCGGTGCGGCGGTCGGTGCCTCGCGTGCCGCGGTCGACGCCGGCTGGTACCCGCACTCCAACCAGGTCGGCCAGACCGGCAAGTCCGTCTCCCCGCAGCTGTACATCGCGTCGGGTATCTCCGGTGCGATCCAGCACCGGGCCGGGATGCAGACCTCGAAGACCATCGTCGCGATCAACAAGGACTCCGAGGCCCCGATCTTCGACCTCGTCGACTACGGCGTCGTCGGCGACCTCTTCCAGGTCGTCCCCCAGCTCACCGACGAGGTCAACACCCGCAAGGGCTGA
- a CDS encoding alpha/beta fold hydrolase, which translates to MPAFAAADGTELAYHVVGEGEPLLVLPGGPMRASAYLGDLGGLSSRRRLVMLDLRGTGDSGIPADPATYRVDRQVADVEAFREHLGLDRVDVLAHSAGGDLAILHAARHPRRIRTLTLITARARALGVDFTEEHRREGAALRTAEPWFKTAWDAYEAVRAGSATEADWDAIAPFFYGRWDAAAQAHAAADVEQSNYGAADVYASDGAFAPAAARDAIAALDARVLILAGELDSGPLPRVAATVAGLFPKAELAVQPGAGHFPWLDDPFRFSGTVETFLRG; encoded by the coding sequence ATGCCTGCCTTCGCCGCTGCTGACGGAACCGAACTCGCCTATCACGTCGTGGGTGAAGGCGAGCCGCTGCTCGTTCTGCCCGGTGGCCCCATGCGTGCCTCCGCCTACCTCGGCGATCTGGGTGGGCTGTCGAGCCGACGCCGACTGGTCATGCTCGACCTGCGGGGCACCGGCGACTCAGGCATCCCCGCCGACCCGGCCACCTACCGCGTCGACCGGCAGGTGGCTGATGTGGAGGCGTTCCGCGAACACCTCGGTCTGGATCGCGTGGACGTGCTTGCGCACTCCGCGGGCGGCGATCTCGCGATCCTCCACGCGGCCCGGCATCCCCGGCGCATCCGGACGCTTACGCTGATCACCGCCCGTGCGCGCGCCCTCGGTGTCGACTTCACCGAGGAGCATCGTCGCGAAGGCGCCGCCCTGCGCACGGCCGAGCCGTGGTTCAAGACCGCGTGGGACGCGTACGAGGCCGTCCGGGCAGGCTCCGCCACCGAAGCCGACTGGGATGCCATCGCCCCGTTCTTCTACGGGCGTTGGGACGCGGCCGCCCAGGCCCACGCGGCAGCCGACGTCGAGCAGAGCAACTACGGGGCCGCGGACGTCTACGCGTCGGACGGCGCTTTCGCCCCTGCCGCGGCCCGCGACGCCATCGCCGCGCTGGACGCCCGGGTGCTGATCCTTGCGGGCGAGCTGGACAGTGGTCCGCTTCCTCGCGTCGCGGCCACCGTCGCGGGGTTGTTCCCCAAGGCCGAACTCGCCGTCCAGCCGGGCGCCGGCCACTTCCCGTGGCTCGACGATCCCTTCCGCTTCAGCGGGACCGTCGAGACGTTCCTGCGGGGCTGA